A section of the Oryza sativa Japonica Group chromosome 1, ASM3414082v1 genome encodes:
- the LOC9269019 gene encoding large ribosomal subunit protein eL20z isoform X2 yields MGEGSDQFCHCQGCLGKYTLLRDEENPRLAMFERRLPCFGCGIGWSSFLLGFLCPLIWYYAATLYCCKYYNKDPRERPGLAASAVAAAIFTTATIITLTTMLIICVYK; encoded by the exons ATGGGGGAAG GCTCGGATCAATTTTGCCATTGTCAGGGCTGTCTTGGCAAGTATACATTGCTCAGAGATGAAGAAAACCCACGGCTGGCAATGTTTGAAAGACGACTTCCTTGCTTTGGTTGTGGTATAGGATGGTCCTC TTTCCTTTTAGGTTTCTTGTGTCCGTTGATCTGGTACTATGCAGCAACTCTTTACTGCTGTAAGTACTACAACAAAGATCCCCGAGAGCGCCCTGGTCTTGCTGCATCGGCGGTTGCG GCGGCTATCTTCACAACCGCGACAATCATCACCCTCACCACAATGCTGATAATCTGTGTATACAAATGA
- the LOC9269019 gene encoding large ribosomal subunit protein eL20z isoform X1, with amino-acid sequence MGEAGSDQFCHCQGCLGKYTLLRDEENPRLAMFERRLPCFGCGIGWSSFLLGFLCPLIWYYAATLYCCKYYNKDPRERPGLAASAVAAAIFTTATIITLTTMLIICVYK; translated from the exons ATGGGGGAAG CAGGCTCGGATCAATTTTGCCATTGTCAGGGCTGTCTTGGCAAGTATACATTGCTCAGAGATGAAGAAAACCCACGGCTGGCAATGTTTGAAAGACGACTTCCTTGCTTTGGTTGTGGTATAGGATGGTCCTC TTTCCTTTTAGGTTTCTTGTGTCCGTTGATCTGGTACTATGCAGCAACTCTTTACTGCTGTAAGTACTACAACAAAGATCCCCGAGAGCGCCCTGGTCTTGCTGCATCGGCGGTTGCG GCGGCTATCTTCACAACCGCGACAATCATCACCCTCACCACAATGCTGATAATCTGTGTATACAAATGA
- the LOC9269019 gene encoding large ribosomal subunit protein eL20z isoform X3, giving the protein MGEAGSDQFCHCQGCLGKYTLLRDEENPRLAMFERRLPCFGCGIGWSSFLLGFLCPLIWYYAATLYCCKYYNKDPRERPGLAASAVADIKLLGG; this is encoded by the exons ATGGGGGAAG CAGGCTCGGATCAATTTTGCCATTGTCAGGGCTGTCTTGGCAAGTATACATTGCTCAGAGATGAAGAAAACCCACGGCTGGCAATGTTTGAAAGACGACTTCCTTGCTTTGGTTGTGGTATAGGATGGTCCTC TTTCCTTTTAGGTTTCTTGTGTCCGTTGATCTGGTACTATGCAGCAACTCTTTACTGCTGTAAGTACTACAACAAAGATCCCCGAGAGCGCCCTGGTCTTGCTGCATCGGCGGTTGCG GACATCAAACTCCTTGGTGGTTGA